Below is a genomic region from Kryptolebias marmoratus isolate JLee-2015 linkage group LG12, ASM164957v2, whole genome shotgun sequence.
gccaaaatgaatgaatgaatgaattccaagacgaccgattaatcgagaaaataatcgccgattaatcgattattgaaattatcgttagttgcagccctaatcAGTAATGACTAACATATTCAGTAGTGGCATCCCTGATCCTGTAAACTTAggtgtgttctttttttctttttactcaccAACAGAAACCAGACGGACTGATTTTTCCAGACAGAGCAACTCTGTATGTCACTGCTATTGAAGACCGGCAGTACAAGGATTACAAGATCCACTGTGAGTACTCGCTTATTGAACCCCACTGCGACAGTGTTGGTTCTGCTCCCCATAACATTCACCTCCTTTTACACTAAAGAGAAATGCATAGAACAGGTAACAAAACCAGAAGATTTTAACAAACTCTCTGGAGTTTcctcgtttgttttttttttgaatgcctttattttattattttaatgaaatacgTTTATGTTTAcacattttctaaaaagaagaaaaaaattgcatCAGCAAAGCTTCAAGTTGTGATTTGATaatcaatttaaacatttattgttttaactttagcaCAAAAGAGatgaacagtgtttttattgcccaacttgtaataaaatgataaactaaTCAAGAATCAGATGCTGTAAGACACTAAAAGTCTGTAGAGTAGGGTGGCCCTTgctatataacaaaaaaataaaagtttgaattgTGTTACTCTGACCCTCTAGAAAGTTTCTATTTACCTAGAAAgtaattctacaaaaatattttttaatttgaacaaattgTACAGGTTGCTCAAAGGCCTGGAACATAAGAATTATGAATAACCCATTAGttatagaaaacaaaagcaaataatagacacaaaaagtaagaaatcaCATTTAGTCATTGTTAATACATCATTAAGTATTGTTAAACTTATATAGGTACTTTGTTCATATATAATATCTTATAGCAAAGTTCAAGTCCTCATTAGTGTAGTCTTCAAAGCATTCGGATATTGCTTCCATTGATCAGCTACCACTTGAAGCAGATACTGCAGCTGCTCTTCACTCTTTGTTGATTTGTTGAAATCTTGCACCAAGGCTACTGCTCTTTCTGCATGATCATTCACAACTGAAAGAGCAGAAGCTTTTCTGGCTCAATCCTGGAAGTCATCTCTTTCTTGCCATGTAGATGGACTACTAAGGAACTGTTTTGAAATGCCCAAGGCTTCTAGAAGTTTGACTGTGCTTTTAGTTGTGAAGTCTTGAAGGCACATGTTAGGAACAGTGTGGAGATCAACAACTGCTTTATGATTATCAATGTTGTCTCTTAGAACTTCATTCATGGCAGCAACCATTAAGGCCTTTGTGTCATTTGGTACCTCCATGTCAAATAGCGCTAACCCAACTAGATGCTCTGACAGATACCAGAGATGCTTTGACAGCGGATGTGGAGTCAGAAATGGGTTTGTTGATATTTCCATAGTTTAGCAGTGCTTGGAGAAAGGAGAGGTCATGTCTTGATGCACTAACAGCATCAGGGCAGGTGAACCATCCTCTTATATACAGCTTTGAGAAGAAAATACAGAGGTCACAAAGAGCTTTTTCTTCTCGTTTTTAAGCTGAAACTGTGTTCGAAACAACCAGATTTTGAAGGTGTACAGGACCTTGGCCATCCACCTTGCATGATGAACTGCACCAGGTGCAAGAAATCTTGGTGACTGTGTGGCAGTTGCTCCAATGTAGACTAACACCAACTCTAACAGCTCCTTGTAGTCATCCCTCGCATGAAACAGTTGCTGTTGTTCTTTGATGAATGTGTCAATGTCCTTTAACACATTCTGCACTGTAAGGATCAGTGGTTGCATCTTGATAGGAAGTTTTGTCAATGTCACTCCAATGTGCTTTGAATCGCTTAAATATTGcaacttctggagcagaacttGGCCCAAAGCATGTAGTGAATGCTGCAGCTGCTATCAACTCCATTATATGATGGCGACATGCAAGATGCAGTAGCTCCCTGCCTAGGATATGCTCCACCAGAACACAGGCCCCATTTTTCCTCCCTGTGTTAAAACTTGTGTCAAAACACATGCCACAAACTTGCTGCTCTATGTTCCATGATTTTAGTGTATCAATAACAGCTTCAGCTTGACCCTaatcataaaaacactttttaacaaTGTTTAACCTACCACTTGTTTGTGAAGTAGCAATTGTATAGTGTGACTATTGCGTCTATATAGCAGTATTATAGTACTGATTAGCTGGACATTGAGCAACCTGTTAAAATTGTTATATTGCCCTCATATTTtaccagaatttttttttttattattatttggaaaCATTTGAGAGGGTCAGAGCAAGAGTTTTCAATGCTTCAAAAATAAGGGCCTCCTAGTACAGagatgttttctcattttgcatCAGCTTCTAGTTTCGATGGAGCGCTAAAGCTGCTTGATGCAGTTTTACCAATTAGATCCATCCACATGGGGCCACTGTTTTGTGAATGCACACAGGTTTCTTAATGTTTAAGCCTTGAATCCGCatggaaacagcattttaggagccccaaactatttttaaaatattttttgaaaactatGATGCCACTGGCCCACCTCCCATCTAACCTACGACCCCAAACATGACAGACCTAACAACAACAcattacatgtttgtttttgtgatgccAGTTTCAACAGTACACTAAAACCTTCATATCCTGCATTAGTTTAGTGAACAGTAACTTTGTCTTAAATAGAGCAGAGCAAAAACcccttattattacaccaaataattgAAGGTCAAAAaggttttatcacttttttgAACTGTCTACAATCCAAATAAACATTGCAGAAAAACTCAAATCTacataaattatatatttaaaaatgtggaaaagggagaaaagttttaaaagattgaCACTTGTGTGTGTAGAATTCACCCTGATATTATTTGAATATCATAATGAGAACCCTTTTCCCCAGCTGGCCCTTACAGGATATTGAAACCTGTCCATGTCCCCATAATTTGGTATTTGAACTGACACTGTCCTGCACTTTGTGGTCTTTGTGGTAGTTTAATTTGACAGGAAGTAGAATTCCCATTTCATCGGTCCACAATAGGGATTAGTTTTTTACtcttgcttttgtctttttatatttgagTTTACACTTTGAACCACAGACTAATCTACACAATGTAAACTTCATTCAACATGCTCCATGCCTTGGTTCCTGTTTTTAGTGTATTTCCATTACAGCATCACAACAGGCcgggcatagttactacagcattttgTATAGTTTGTGGgataaagtgtaaaaatgtgtttacgaggatgtttttgcaaacaacataaaaaaattgttctggggaagaaaaataaatgctctTGTGTGTAGAAGGCCTTGGTTTGGAATAATATCATGAACTTATAGTGTGAGACCCAGGTGCTGCCTTAAAGTCGTTTGTGTGTCTTTCTCAGGGTGGGAGAACGTCTATGGCTTCGACATGTCCTGCATCAAGGAGGTAGCGATAAAGGAGCCCCTAGTGGATGTGGTGGATCCCAAACAGCTGGTTTCAAACTCCTGTCTCATCAGGGTGGGTGGTTTAATGTTGTGATGTCACACCGTCTGTCATTTAATACACATGAATTGACTTGTGTTGTAAcctgaaattaaatatttgttttgtgtgtgtgtttaggagGTGGACATCTACACGGTGAAAGTGGAGGACCTGACCTTCACCTCTCCCTTCTGCCTGCAGGTGAAGAGGAATGATTACATCCATGCTCTGGTCACCTACTTCAACATCGAGTTCACCCGCTGTCACAAGAGGATCGGCTTCTCCACCAGTCAGTGCACTGCTTACATCTCAACACACttgttttcttaaatttatttatagaacATTTTTCGCATAAACTGTttaaaccagaacaaaaaacaacaaacaaactgctgacaGACCCTGACAAgtaacaaagcaaaaaaaaaaaaaaaaaaaaaaaaaaaaaaaaaacagcattaattGAAGGCCTGGCCTTCCTTAAAGTAATGCACATTACCCACTTCCTTTTTAtaccaaagtttaaaaaccaaGATCAATTTAAGTTGTCAAATGGTGgcgttgtagctgttttggtcaaacctgaaCATAACTTTTTTGCATGATCTCATACGATGTTGTGTGATGTCACAGTCAGAGTGcctgttgtgaaagactcttaAAACCCTGTCCATTAATCAATGTCTGTCTGAGCAGATGACATCCAGGAAACAGAATAATaatgatcaaatttaaaaaaaaaatacaataaaaagggAGATGATGTAtgatggtaaaaacaaagaaagccaGCAAATAGCAATTAATCTTCACTTTGCCACAATCTCCCACGAGCAGCacgttggtgacagtggaaagaacGATTCCCTTTCaaaaggaagaaacctccaggaGATCCAGGGATGGTGCAAAAATAACCCTTATTTACTAATATGTTTGATAAAGGGGCCCTAGATCTTTGTGTACAGTCTGTTGTCATGTTTGTCTTTGGTGCAAGAATATTGCACAACCTCCAGGCAAAATTTGGGCAAAAAATTTGACTGCATAACTATTGCACCACTGTTGCACAACAAAATTGGGAATTTTTGACACGTGCGACTGGTGGTGGGCAATGCTGTAAAATTTGGTTTTGTATTTCGTACACTCCATTTACTTGGATCAGTATCGCAAGTGCTGCTACTTTTTAATATTAAGTAATTGCTAAATCTGAATGAATTTTCATcaccttgtgtttttgtaaaataaaaacaaaaaatgctctTTATCAtaataaaggttttttattCAGAGACAAAGGtcacaaaatattttccttcaTACATTGTCATTtctggattttttatttatttattattttttaaataaagtgaacaaAATTATCTTTAACTAAATacgtttctgcagaaatgagccaatcaaatttaatgttttaatgtcctGCTGAAAGCctttaaaacaagtttgttttttgtttttttttccagacagtGTTTGAAAACCATAACAAATTAGATAAAATTTCTCTCGTCATACAGGAGAGAAATGTAAACTGAATCAATCTTATCTGGTTTTAATACCAGCGTTACTATTAATATTATCAATGTTTGGATCAATCCTCCCACCTCTACTTGTGGCTGACACTTGACaggaacaaaatgtgttttctgctctccCTCTCAGGCCCAGAGTCTCCCTACACCCACTGGAAGCAGACAGTTTTTTATCTGGATGATTACCTGACTGTCAAGACTGGAGAGGAGATCTTTGGCACCATCAGCATGAAGCCAAACGCCAAGAACAACGTAAGCAGACGGGCTCAGTCCACCAGATCTTTTCTTCTattctgcattttaatttgttgtttcgACCCACAGAGAGACCTGGACTTTGCTGTAGATGTTGACTTCAGGGGTCAGCTGTGCGAGATGTCAAAAACGTTGGAGTACAGGATGCGTTAGAAGCCCCTTCCCTGCCCTTCCTCCTTGTGTTAGTGTTCTTTAGGACAAAATACGGTTTAACTGGGAGTGTGTACATTAGTTAAATGCTCCCCCgcagcaacattttaaagacaggTTTTCTTATTCCGACATTAACAGtatttaaaaacctttccaCATTTGAGTTGAACATTCACCGGTGTGGTGATTCCTTGTGTCTGTGCTTTACGTCTTCTGGATTTCATCCATTCAAGCACAACCCAGCTGTTACCCTGTTTGTCAGCAGTCTCCTAGTTTACACATGCTACAGGTTTGTTAAAACTGAAGTAGAAATGCTTTTTCCCTCAGCGGTCAGCACTGAGGAAAGTTACTGCCCAAAAGTCAGCAGCTTCAAGTCGAGCTCAAAgggttatgaaaaaaaaagtctgatacTGTAAGCAGTGACTGTGTGAACTCTCTGCATCTCAAAACCACACCACATAAttcaacacatttgtttttatttgtaatattttacaaagtagtttattaaaaaataaacgtATAATGTTATATATAAATAGATGTTCGAAGCTTGCCACCATCTGCACTTTGGGCTCACATCAGTCTGTGGTCTGGATTTGAGGTGCGGTGCAGAAGAGTTCTGCACAAATTCAACTGAATCTGACAAAAAACCTGAACTGATCTGAGTTCTGGTCCCAGCTTGTTCAACAGGGGAATCTGGGTACAATACGTCTGAGTGACTGATTTTCAGAGGTGGAagtctgcaacaaaaaaaatatctgatacatttttttttttttttttgctgctgttttttctgtctttttttaaaactaaaactaataaacttttGTTCCTCCATCAGTTTCAAGTCTGAGCTTTGTTCCTGAGATTTCATCCTCTCTGTTAACCTTAATTTAAAGCCACTGAGGTGTTGTAGTGTGGGGCCGATGCTCACACCACTTTTGTAGaacttattttgtttccttcagtgtTCCAATAACTGTCCACAAGCAGTAATTGTATCATTTGTCAGAGCAATGGTCAAAAACTTCTTACAGCCTTCCATTGGCCATGGCCACCATAATCAATGGCTCCTGTACGCTCAGTGTATTATCATGAAGGAAAACCAACTAAACGGATGCATTGACTTGGCTCATAATTCCTGTGTTTAGATTGTTCGGTAGTAAAAGGGATCACGAGGACATCATTGTACCAGAACTTACTGAAGTTCATTATTCAGGCTTCCTACACAACCTTTAAACATATAGtttaattttagtattttccaggttCAGGTAAGaatggaaaaattaaaacctg
It encodes:
- the prmt1 gene encoding protein arginine N-methyltransferase 1 isoform X1, giving the protein MEMAAPAERMEVSQGESSVKPAAEDMTSKDYYFDSYAHFGIHEEMLKDEVRTLTYRNSMFHNKHLFKDKVVLDVGSGTGILCMFAAKAGAKKVIGIECSSISDYAVKIVKANNLDDVVTIIKGKVEEVELPVDGVDIIISEWMGYCLFYESMLNTVIYARDKWLKPDGLIFPDRATLYVTAIEDRQYKDYKIHWWENVYGFDMSCIKEVAIKEPLVDVVDPKQLVSNSCLIREVDIYTVKVEDLTFTSPFCLQVKRNDYIHALVTYFNIEFTRCHKRIGFSTSPESPYTHWKQTVFYLDDYLTVKTGEEIFGTISMKPNAKNNRDLDFAVDVDFRGQLCEMSKTLEYRMR
- the prmt1 gene encoding protein arginine N-methyltransferase 1 isoform X2, whose protein sequence is MEMAAPAERMEGESSVKPAAEDMTSKDYYFDSYAHFGIHEEMLKDEVRTLTYRNSMFHNKHLFKDKVVLDVGSGTGILCMFAAKAGAKKVIGIECSSISDYAVKIVKANNLDDVVTIIKGKVEEVELPVDGVDIIISEWMGYCLFYESMLNTVIYARDKWLKPDGLIFPDRATLYVTAIEDRQYKDYKIHWWENVYGFDMSCIKEVAIKEPLVDVVDPKQLVSNSCLIREVDIYTVKVEDLTFTSPFCLQVKRNDYIHALVTYFNIEFTRCHKRIGFSTSPESPYTHWKQTVFYLDDYLTVKTGEEIFGTISMKPNAKNNRDLDFAVDVDFRGQLCEMSKTLEYRMR